From a region of the Citricoccus muralis genome:
- the trxA gene encoding thioredoxin, whose product MATVDLTVDTFGTTVAENDTVLVDFWAAWCGPCRQFAPVFEAASEQHPDVVFAKVDTEAEQQLAAMAGITSIPTLMAFRGGVLVFSQAGALPGSALGELLDQVKGLEIAEVRRMAEEQAVSSH is encoded by the coding sequence ATGGCCACCGTTGACCTCACCGTAGACACCTTCGGCACCACCGTTGCCGAGAATGACACCGTCCTCGTTGACTTCTGGGCCGCGTGGTGCGGCCCGTGCCGCCAGTTCGCCCCCGTATTCGAGGCCGCCTCCGAGCAGCACCCTGACGTGGTGTTCGCCAAGGTGGACACCGAGGCCGAGCAGCAGCTGGCCGCGATGGCCGGCATTACGTCCATCCCCACGCTGATGGCCTTCCGTGGCGGCGTGCTGGTCTTCTCCCAGGCCGGAGCCCTGCCCGGCTCTGCCCTTGGAGAGCTGCTGGACCAGGTCAAGGGCCTGGAGATCGCCGAGGTGCGCCGCATGGCGGAGGAGCAGGCAGTTTCAAGCCACTGA
- a CDS encoding catalase, whose protein sequence is MPDKQPRIPGSPGSATPPVAEPTTPAGPLPPSPDQSGPATVSPTGQETGTPQDKMAQGGKFLTTAHGARLKDSDHSLKAGNRGPILLQDHHFREKISHFDHERIPERVVHARGSGAHGVFRGYGTASKISRAGVFAQDKETEVFVRFSTVVGSRGSSDLARDTRGFATKFYTDEGTWDLVGNNIPVFFIQDALKFPDVVHAVKPHPDREIPQAQSAHDTFWDFVSLHTEAQHHTMWNMADRGIPRSYRMMEGFGIHTFRLIAQDGSTVLVKFHWKPKLGVHSVTWEEAQIISGADPDFHRRDLADAIEAGAFPEWELGVQVFEDTEDQMFAGIDLLDPTKIVPEELVPVEPIGKMTLNRNTTNFFAETEQVAFNPNNLVPGIDVTNDPLLQGRLFSYLDTQITRLGGPNWNQLPINRPHAAVNDMLRDGMHQTAVHAGVAPYRPNSLDGGNPFETPDGDRPFIDHPAPVPASVKERALPASFEDHFSQARLFFQSLSEVEKEHVAQAYTFELGKCYEQAIRERQLKALAAIDPTLAQVVADGLGLPVPKPAESPADVVPSPALSQVGREWPLDGRQVGIVVGPDVDAGELSGTVTSVHQAGLVPLIIAPSGGEAATRLLGKDLVAQRTYLTARSIEFDAVLVASATPPAPDAANGLDSKVGASTPDGIDPRVSLLLGEVWRQAKAIGAYGAGEDVLRTTGYLEGAGVVTGSGAEEAVQQLLNLMPAHRVWERFPTTGRFATT, encoded by the coding sequence ATGCCCGACAAGCAGCCCCGCATCCCTGGCTCGCCCGGCTCAGCCACTCCCCCTGTCGCGGAACCGACCACCCCGGCCGGACCGCTGCCGCCCTCCCCGGACCAGTCCGGGCCCGCCACCGTGTCCCCCACCGGCCAGGAGACGGGCACACCGCAGGACAAGATGGCCCAGGGCGGGAAGTTCCTGACCACCGCCCACGGTGCCCGCCTCAAAGACTCAGACCATTCCCTGAAGGCCGGCAACCGCGGCCCGATCCTGCTCCAGGACCACCACTTCCGCGAGAAGATCAGCCACTTCGACCACGAGCGGATCCCCGAGCGCGTGGTCCATGCCCGCGGCTCCGGAGCCCATGGCGTGTTCCGGGGATACGGCACCGCGTCGAAGATCAGCCGGGCCGGGGTGTTCGCCCAGGACAAGGAGACGGAGGTCTTCGTCCGCTTCTCCACCGTGGTCGGCTCCCGCGGGTCTTCGGACCTGGCCCGGGACACCCGGGGCTTCGCCACCAAGTTCTACACGGACGAGGGCACCTGGGATCTGGTCGGCAACAACATCCCGGTGTTCTTCATCCAGGACGCCCTCAAGTTCCCGGACGTCGTCCACGCCGTCAAGCCGCACCCGGATCGCGAGATCCCCCAGGCCCAGTCCGCCCATGACACGTTCTGGGACTTCGTCTCCCTGCACACCGAGGCCCAGCACCACACCATGTGGAACATGGCGGACCGCGGCATTCCGCGGTCCTACCGGATGATGGAGGGCTTCGGCATCCACACCTTCCGTCTCATCGCGCAGGACGGCTCCACCGTGCTGGTGAAGTTTCACTGGAAGCCGAAGCTCGGGGTGCACTCGGTGACCTGGGAGGAGGCCCAGATCATCAGCGGAGCCGATCCGGACTTCCACCGCCGCGACCTGGCCGACGCCATCGAGGCCGGCGCGTTCCCGGAGTGGGAGCTGGGCGTCCAGGTCTTCGAGGACACCGAGGACCAGATGTTCGCCGGGATCGACCTGCTCGATCCCACCAAGATCGTGCCGGAGGAACTGGTGCCGGTGGAACCGATCGGGAAGATGACCCTGAACCGCAACACCACCAACTTCTTCGCCGAGACCGAGCAGGTGGCCTTCAATCCGAACAACCTCGTCCCCGGCATCGATGTCACCAATGACCCGCTGCTGCAGGGGCGCCTGTTCTCCTACCTGGACACCCAGATCACCCGCCTCGGCGGGCCGAACTGGAACCAACTGCCCATCAACCGCCCTCACGCGGCTGTGAATGACATGCTGCGGGACGGCATGCACCAGACCGCCGTGCACGCCGGGGTGGCCCCCTATCGGCCGAACTCGCTGGACGGCGGCAACCCCTTCGAGACGCCCGACGGCGACCGGCCCTTCATCGATCACCCCGCCCCGGTGCCGGCCTCCGTGAAGGAACGGGCCCTGCCGGCCTCCTTCGAGGACCACTTCAGCCAGGCCCGGCTGTTCTTCCAGTCCCTGTCCGAGGTGGAGAAGGAGCACGTGGCGCAGGCCTACACCTTCGAGCTCGGCAAGTGCTACGAACAGGCCATCCGCGAGCGCCAGCTGAAGGCCCTGGCCGCGATCGACCCGACCCTGGCGCAGGTCGTCGCGGACGGGCTGGGCCTGCCGGTGCCGAAGCCGGCGGAGTCCCCGGCCGACGTCGTGCCGTCCCCGGCGCTGTCCCAGGTGGGCCGGGAATGGCCGCTCGACGGACGGCAGGTGGGCATCGTGGTCGGGCCGGACGTCGATGCCGGCGAGCTGTCCGGCACGGTCACCTCGGTGCACCAGGCCGGATTGGTGCCGCTGATCATCGCGCCGAGCGGCGGGGAGGCCGCCACGCGGTTACTGGGCAAGGATCTGGTGGCCCAACGCACCTATCTCACCGCCCGGTCCATCGAGTTCGACGCCGTCCTGGTCGCCTCGGCGACGCCGCCGGCCCCGGACGCCGCCAATGGGCTCGACAGCAAGGTCGGGGCCTCCACCCCGGACGGCATCGATCCCCGGGTCTCCCTGTTGCTGGGCGAGGTGTGGCGCCAGGCCAAGGCCATCGGCGCCTACGGGGCCGGCGAGGACGTGCTGCGCACGACCGGGTACCTGGAGGGAGCCGGCGTCGTCACCGGGTCCGGAGCCGAGGAGGCGGTTCAGCAGCTGCTGAACCTGATGCCGGCGCACCGGGTCTGGGAGCGGTTCCCGACGACGGGCCGCTTCGCCACCACCTGA
- a CDS encoding MBL fold metallo-hydrolase, with translation MFTPDIAPGVHLIEHANVNCYLVEDEEGLTLVDAGLPGVWTELGQAIRAVGRQPEDVKALVLTHAHFDHVGVARRLVQRLGVPVYGHRDERTLAAHPYRYAHENPRATYPLKHPRAVPILTSMLFAGALAVKGVQITDEFGAAATVPVPGRPRVVPSPGHTAGHCALHLPDRDVLLTGDALVTLDPYTGEAGPRIVAGAATADSDLALRSLDALAQTQAGTVLTGHGQQWTGGIEGAVAEARRHGRS, from the coding sequence ATGTTCACCCCAGATATCGCCCCCGGAGTGCACCTGATCGAGCATGCCAACGTCAACTGCTATCTCGTGGAGGATGAGGAGGGACTGACCCTCGTCGATGCCGGCCTGCCGGGGGTCTGGACCGAACTGGGCCAGGCGATCCGCGCCGTCGGTCGACAGCCGGAGGACGTGAAGGCTTTGGTGCTCACCCACGCCCACTTCGACCACGTGGGCGTCGCGCGGCGACTGGTCCAGCGGCTGGGGGTACCGGTGTACGGCCACCGGGACGAGCGCACCTTGGCGGCCCACCCCTACCGGTACGCCCATGAGAACCCCCGCGCCACGTACCCGCTGAAGCATCCCCGGGCCGTGCCGATCCTGACGTCCATGCTCTTCGCCGGAGCCCTGGCCGTGAAGGGCGTGCAGATCACTGACGAGTTCGGCGCCGCCGCCACGGTGCCGGTACCGGGCCGCCCCCGCGTGGTCCCCAGCCCTGGCCACACTGCCGGCCACTGCGCGCTCCACCTGCCCGACCGGGACGTCCTGCTGACCGGTGACGCCCTGGTGACGCTGGACCCGTACACCGGGGAGGCCGGGCCCCGGATCGTCGCCGGGGCGGCCACCGCAGACAGCGACCTGGCTCTACGGAGCCTGGACGCCTTGGCACAGACGCAGGCCGGCACGGTTCTGACTGGCCATGGCCAACAGTGGACCGGGGGCATCGAAGGCGCCGTGGCCGAGGCGCGCCGCCACGGGCGCTCCTGA
- a CDS encoding DUF4383 domain-containing protein translates to MSTSSQHPTTPARPAAGEDRAGRSPVQIVAMVYGVVFLLVGIAGFIPGLTTNYETLQFAGHHSEAMLMGVFQVSILHNIVHLLFGIAGLALARTGTMARHYLLWGGVIYLVLWLYGLFIGHDSPGNFVPLNDADNWLHLGLGVTMVALSFLPRFSSDRPDRMESR, encoded by the coding sequence ATGTCCACGTCGTCGCAGCATCCCACCACACCCGCCCGGCCTGCCGCCGGCGAGGACAGGGCTGGTCGCAGCCCCGTCCAGATCGTAGCCATGGTGTACGGCGTGGTTTTCCTGCTGGTCGGCATCGCCGGGTTCATCCCCGGCCTGACCACCAACTACGAGACCCTGCAATTCGCCGGACACCACTCCGAAGCCATGCTGATGGGGGTCTTCCAGGTCTCGATCCTGCACAACATCGTCCACCTGCTCTTCGGCATCGCCGGACTTGCCCTGGCCAGGACGGGCACCATGGCGCGGCACTACCTGTTGTGGGGCGGCGTGATCTACCTGGTGCTGTGGTTGTACGGCCTGTTCATCGGCCACGACTCACCCGGGAACTTCGTGCCTCTCAATGACGCCGACAATTGGCTGCATCTGGGCCTGGGCGTGACGATGGTGGCGTTGTCCTTCCTGCCACGGTTCTCCTCTGATCGGCCTGATCGGATGGAGTCGCGCTGA
- a CDS encoding MDR family MFS transporter produces MTHRPEDALKGSASAPAAPVQKTVPDAGPATPPAASGSAIPKGTLVPLFIGLMLAMLLASLNQTVFSTALPTIVGELNGVSSMVWVITAFILATTIAMPIYGKLGDQIGRKPLLIFAISVFMAGSVVGGLAPDMGTLIVARVIQGLGGGGLMILSQAAIADVVPARERGKYMGIMGGVFALSSVIGPLLGGWFTDGPGWRWAFWINLPIGVVALLAAIVFLKLPRNTQGRPTLDWGGMALIAVATTAMVLVTTWGGGTYAWTDPIILGLAALFVLAAVGFVLVERRTAEPLIPMTLFRERNFVLTTISGLFIGVAMFGALGYMPTYLQMSFGLEASVAGLMMIPMMGAMLITSTVSGQLVSKYGKYKWYPVVGAFIIAISMGLLSLMDPHQPVWVACTYLGLLGIGLGLSMQILVLVVQNTFPISMVGTATASNNYFRQIGATLGSSLVGSLFAARLANLFTERLPADGAGQMGSAESLTPDVIAGLPEPLHDTVITAYSDALTPIFLWIAPLGVIAAVLLMFLKQKPLATRIERSVEAEPLATGSMSIVSAEAARATIPAQAGEGRGVDESQPADQMKDRSEVLSR; encoded by the coding sequence ATGACCCACCGCCCCGAGGATGCTCTCAAGGGGTCCGCATCCGCCCCCGCCGCACCGGTCCAGAAGACTGTGCCCGACGCCGGCCCGGCCACACCCCCGGCCGCGTCCGGCTCCGCGATTCCGAAGGGAACGCTCGTCCCGCTGTTCATCGGCCTGATGCTGGCCATGCTGCTGGCCTCCCTGAACCAGACGGTCTTCTCCACGGCTCTGCCCACCATCGTCGGTGAGCTCAACGGAGTGTCCAGCATGGTCTGGGTCATCACCGCCTTCATCCTGGCCACCACCATCGCCATGCCCATCTATGGCAAGCTCGGTGACCAGATCGGCCGCAAGCCACTGCTGATCTTCGCCATCTCCGTGTTCATGGCCGGTTCGGTGGTCGGCGGCCTGGCCCCGGACATGGGCACTCTGATCGTGGCTCGCGTGATTCAGGGTCTCGGCGGCGGCGGTCTGATGATCCTGTCCCAAGCGGCCATCGCGGACGTGGTTCCGGCCCGCGAGCGCGGCAAGTACATGGGCATCATGGGCGGCGTCTTCGCCCTCTCCTCGGTGATCGGCCCCCTGCTCGGCGGCTGGTTCACGGACGGTCCCGGCTGGCGCTGGGCCTTCTGGATCAACCTCCCGATCGGCGTGGTGGCCCTGTTGGCCGCCATCGTGTTCCTCAAGCTGCCCCGCAACACCCAGGGCCGCCCGACCCTGGACTGGGGCGGCATGGCACTGATCGCCGTGGCCACCACCGCCATGGTCCTGGTGACCACGTGGGGTGGCGGGACCTATGCCTGGACCGACCCGATCATCCTGGGCCTCGCCGCGCTGTTTGTGCTGGCCGCCGTCGGCTTCGTGCTGGTGGAGCGTCGCACCGCGGAGCCGCTGATCCCGATGACCCTGTTCCGGGAGCGCAACTTCGTGCTGACCACCATCTCCGGCCTGTTCATCGGCGTCGCGATGTTCGGTGCCCTGGGCTACATGCCCACCTACCTGCAGATGTCCTTCGGCCTGGAGGCCTCCGTGGCCGGGCTGATGATGATCCCGATGATGGGCGCCATGCTCATCACCTCGACTGTCTCGGGGCAGCTGGTCTCCAAGTACGGCAAGTACAAGTGGTACCCGGTGGTCGGTGCCTTCATCATCGCGATCTCCATGGGGCTGCTGTCCCTGATGGATCCGCATCAGCCGGTGTGGGTGGCCTGCACCTACCTGGGCCTGCTCGGCATCGGCCTGGGCCTGTCCATGCAGATCCTGGTGCTGGTCGTGCAGAACACCTTCCCGATCTCCATGGTCGGGACCGCCACCGCCTCGAACAACTATTTCCGCCAGATCGGGGCCACCCTGGGCTCCTCCCTGGTCGGCAGCCTGTTCGCCGCCCGCCTGGCCAATCTGTTCACCGAGCGCCTCCCCGCTGATGGGGCCGGGCAGATGGGCAGCGCCGAGTCCTTGACCCCAGATGTCATCGCCGGACTGCCGGAACCACTCCATGACACGGTGATCACGGCCTACAGTGACGCCCTGACCCCGATCTTCCTCTGGATCGCGCCCCTGGGTGTCATCGCCGCGGTGCTGCTGATGTTCCTCAAGCAGAAGCCCCTGGCCACCCGGATCGAGCGTTCGGTCGAGGCTGAACCGCTGGCCACGGGCAGCATGTCGATCGTCTCGGCTGAGGCCGCTCGGGCGACCATCCCCGCCCAGGCCGGTGAAGGACGCGGAGTCGACGAGTCCCAGCCAGCGGACCAGATGAAGGACCGGAGCGAAGTGCTCAGCCGCTGA
- a CDS encoding MarR family winged helix-turn-helix transcriptional regulator, with product MTAGGPTAETPDLGDLMHAAFRRLRHRWSHQLAPFDLTPYQFRALQAVAGGAHGHGPDGHGACADHRRCQEAGRHVEEGLRLKDIADRLRIAPRSATEVIDQLEAKGLVERRPDPADRRATRISLSEAGVGLREEVREARRREAGDYFSVLSQPDQAELARLLTELARAQE from the coding sequence ATGACTGCTGGCGGCCCCACGGCTGAGACCCCGGATCTGGGCGACCTCATGCACGCCGCCTTCCGCCGGCTGCGTCACCGGTGGAGTCATCAGCTGGCCCCCTTCGACCTGACGCCGTATCAGTTCCGGGCCCTGCAGGCCGTGGCGGGCGGTGCCCACGGGCACGGGCCGGATGGTCACGGTGCGTGTGCTGACCACCGCCGTTGCCAGGAAGCGGGTCGGCATGTTGAGGAGGGGCTGCGCCTGAAGGACATCGCCGACCGCCTGCGGATCGCCCCGCGCTCGGCCACCGAGGTCATCGACCAGCTCGAGGCCAAGGGGCTCGTGGAGCGTCGCCCCGACCCCGCGGACCGCCGGGCCACGCGCATCAGCCTGTCCGAGGCCGGCGTCGGTCTGCGGGAAGAGGTCCGCGAGGCCCGGCGCCGGGAGGCCGGCGACTATTTCTCAGTGCTGTCCCAGCCCGACCAGGCCGAGCTGGCCCGGCTGCTGACCGAGCTGGCGCGCGCCCAGGAATAG
- a CDS encoding ABC transporter ATP-binding protein yields the protein MSTPALHTPSDPTSRGGPARKNPADQAQIQRHPVSLRRIAALFAPHKVTIAVVVLLISVSSVVNLAQPFLVRGVIDDALPHQDLSLLALLAGAMVAVAAVTAVIGVVQTWMATQMGQRVMHTLRVKLFTHLQQQSLGFFTRTRGGEVQSRLTHDIAGMQSVVTSTATGVATNLTTTVATAVAMVALSPQLSLISLVVLPPAIWLSRRVALIRRAVTAERQQTLAALHTQVEEGLSVSGVRLAKTLGTTERDAGRFTDRSEALVGLEMRSQLAGRWRMATMQIIFAAIPAVIYLAAGFPATSGGMTIGTLVAFTALQGTVFRPIMGLLNIGVQWVTALAFFSRIFEYLDLDPELKPPASPAVIEPTQVRGEVRFENVSFSYDGGTPTADGAPAAERNPVTEPRHVLKGIDLVVPAGTSTAVVGPTGSGKSTLAGLLPRLYDSTTGRVTVDGIDVRDIAPQDLARIVGVVSQETYLVHASVRENLLLADPEATDARLWDVLGAASLADTIAALPTGLDTLVGARGHRFSGGEQQRLAIARTILRDPPVLVLDEATSALDNTTEARVQAALDRLSVGRTTLMIAHRLSTVTQADQVVVLDAGRIVEQGSPAALLAGSGPFAVLAARGGQPSATALRSPVATG from the coding sequence ATGAGCACCCCCGCCCTCCACACCCCGTCCGACCCGACCAGCCGCGGTGGTCCCGCCCGGAAGAACCCGGCCGACCAAGCCCAGATCCAGCGCCACCCCGTGTCCCTGCGCCGCATCGCGGCGCTCTTCGCCCCGCACAAGGTGACCATCGCCGTCGTCGTGCTGTTGATCTCCGTCTCCTCGGTCGTCAATCTCGCCCAGCCGTTCCTGGTCCGCGGGGTGATCGATGATGCCCTGCCGCACCAGGACCTCTCCCTGTTGGCCCTCCTGGCCGGAGCGATGGTCGCCGTGGCGGCCGTGACCGCCGTGATCGGCGTGGTCCAGACGTGGATGGCCACGCAGATGGGCCAACGGGTCATGCACACCCTGCGCGTCAAGCTCTTCACGCACCTGCAGCAGCAGTCGCTGGGGTTCTTCACCAGGACCCGCGGCGGCGAGGTCCAGTCCCGCCTGACGCATGACATCGCGGGCATGCAGTCCGTGGTCACGTCCACCGCCACGGGCGTCGCCACCAACCTGACCACCACGGTGGCCACCGCCGTCGCCATGGTGGCCCTGTCCCCGCAGCTCTCGCTGATCTCCCTCGTGGTGCTGCCGCCGGCCATCTGGCTCTCTCGCCGGGTGGCCCTGATCCGCCGCGCCGTCACCGCCGAACGCCAGCAGACGCTCGCGGCGCTGCACACCCAGGTGGAGGAGGGCCTCTCCGTCTCCGGCGTGCGCCTGGCCAAGACCCTCGGCACCACCGAGCGGGACGCCGGCCGCTTCACCGACCGCTCCGAGGCGCTCGTGGGCCTGGAGATGCGCTCCCAGCTGGCCGGTCGCTGGCGGATGGCCACCATGCAGATCATCTTCGCCGCCATCCCCGCCGTCATCTACCTGGCCGCCGGCTTCCCGGCGACCTCCGGCGGCATGACCATCGGCACGCTCGTAGCGTTCACCGCCCTGCAGGGCACCGTGTTCCGCCCCATCATGGGCCTGCTGAACATCGGCGTCCAGTGGGTCACCGCGCTGGCCTTCTTCTCCCGCATCTTCGAATATCTCGACCTCGATCCCGAGCTGAAGCCGCCGGCCTCGCCCGCCGTGATCGAGCCGACACAGGTCCGCGGCGAGGTCCGCTTCGAGAATGTCTCCTTCTCCTACGACGGCGGCACCCCCACCGCGGACGGCGCACCTGCCGCGGAGCGTAACCCGGTGACCGAGCCACGCCACGTGCTCAAGGGCATCGACCTGGTGGTCCCGGCTGGAACCTCCACGGCCGTCGTCGGGCCCACGGGGTCCGGCAAGTCCACGCTGGCCGGGCTGCTCCCCCGGCTCTACGACTCCACCACCGGCCGCGTCACGGTCGACGGGATCGACGTCAGGGACATCGCCCCTCAGGACCTGGCGAGGATCGTCGGCGTGGTCTCCCAGGAGACCTATCTGGTCCACGCCTCCGTGCGGGAGAACCTGCTCCTGGCCGACCCGGAGGCCACGGATGCCCGACTCTGGGACGTCCTCGGCGCCGCCTCGCTGGCGGACACCATCGCGGCCCTGCCCACAGGACTGGACACCCTGGTCGGCGCCCGCGGCCACCGCTTCTCCGGCGGCGAGCAGCAGCGGCTGGCCATCGCCCGGACCATCCTGCGCGATCCCCCCGTGCTGGTCCTGGACGAGGCGACCTCCGCCCTGGACAACACCACCGAGGCCCGCGTACAGGCCGCCCTGGACCGCCTCTCCGTGGGCCGCACCACGCTGATGATCGCCCACCGCCTGTCCACGGTCACCCAGGCGGACCAGGTCGTGGTGCTCGACGCCGGCCGGATCGTGGAGCAGGGCAGTCCGGCTGCACTCCTGGCCGGCAGCGGCCCCTTCGCGGTGCTCGCGGCCCGTGGCGGACAGCCGTCGGCCACGGCCCTCAGATCGCCAGTCGCCACGGGCTAG
- a CDS encoding MFS transporter, translating into MRHPKNPQMPDGGAPQRVPVSIALASFTSSVDRFAVSPLLVFLAVDLGASLDEAVAVAGVYFLAYGFTQPLWGGLSDRFGRMRMMRIALAGSVVFGLLSAIAPTLPLLMVFRCLTGACFGGIIPTAITFIGDTVPPLRRQAALADNMAAIAVGTAIATAAAGVVGETVGWRLMFALPPVLAVGCIAALWTTAEPLLPARRPLLGAFAEALRHRWMLAVIGLVFVEGAVVLGLLTLLAPALQDQGLDASVAGLAVAAYGVSTLACSRLVRPILRRLSVPATMALGGAGMVAGYAAVAVHVSVPTVAFAAAALGWTWALLHTSLQVWATDVLPGLRGTAVALFAASLFAGSSVGTLVAGPLADAGQWAWLFSATAAVAAVLVGLVVVAQRRYLRSVPPS; encoded by the coding sequence GTGAGGCACCCGAAGAACCCCCAGATGCCCGACGGCGGCGCACCCCAGCGCGTACCCGTCTCCATCGCGCTGGCCTCCTTCACCTCCAGCGTGGACCGTTTCGCGGTCAGCCCGCTGCTGGTGTTCCTGGCCGTGGACCTGGGCGCCTCCCTGGACGAGGCGGTGGCCGTGGCCGGGGTGTACTTCCTCGCCTACGGATTCACGCAGCCGCTCTGGGGCGGCCTCTCGGACCGCTTCGGGCGGATGCGGATGATGCGGATCGCCCTGGCCGGCTCCGTGGTGTTCGGCCTGCTCTCCGCGATCGCGCCCACCCTGCCGCTGCTCATGGTCTTCCGCTGCCTGACCGGCGCGTGCTTCGGCGGGATCATCCCCACCGCCATCACCTTCATCGGGGATACCGTGCCCCCACTGCGCCGCCAGGCCGCGCTGGCGGACAACATGGCGGCCATCGCGGTGGGGACGGCGATCGCGACGGCCGCGGCCGGCGTCGTGGGCGAGACCGTGGGTTGGCGGCTGATGTTCGCCCTCCCGCCGGTGCTGGCCGTCGGCTGCATCGCGGCCCTGTGGACCACCGCCGAGCCCCTGCTGCCCGCCCGGCGGCCCCTGCTGGGGGCCTTCGCCGAGGCGTTGCGGCACCGCTGGATGCTTGCGGTGATCGGGTTGGTGTTCGTGGAGGGGGCCGTGGTGCTGGGGTTGCTGACCCTGCTGGCCCCGGCACTGCAGGACCAGGGACTGGACGCGTCCGTGGCGGGTCTGGCCGTTGCCGCGTACGGGGTGTCAACACTGGCGTGCAGCCGGCTGGTCCGGCCCATCCTCCGCCGGCTGTCCGTCCCGGCGACCATGGCCCTCGGCGGGGCGGGCATGGTGGCCGGCTACGCCGCCGTCGCCGTCCACGTCTCGGTGCCGACGGTCGCCTTCGCGGCCGCCGCGCTGGGCTGGACGTGGGCCCTGCTGCACACCTCGCTGCAAGTCTGGGCCACGGACGTGCTGCCGGGGCTGCGCGGGACCGCCGTCGCCCTGTTCGCCGCCTCCCTGTTCGCCGGCAGTTCGGTGGGCACCCTGGTGGCGGGTCCCCTCGCCGACGCCGGCCAGTGGGCCTGGCTGTTCAGCGCCACGGCCGCGGTGGCCGCGGTACTGGTGGGGCTCGTGGTGGTGGCGCAACGGCGCTACCTGCGTTCCGTCCCGCCGTCCTGA
- a CDS encoding DUF1648 domain-containing protein, whose product MTDDKSTALPGLRQGRSVAWIPFLLSLIALAAIVIWGLRIYPDLPETIPTHWGPGGVPDAWEEKSFGTVFMPQMIAAGTTALMAVLALIIPALMNPPKDPSAWKRYRLEGAERATISVLGWISLLTVLFVGYLGVQGWFTPEEVSFQWPMALYLILIFVMIFLPYRRWSRWADAQSSEHGFTPTAEEQAEEKLWLPGGIYNNPDEPLILVPKREGYGTGATINVGNRAGRITVIVFLVVFVGGPLALVFAVT is encoded by the coding sequence GTGACCGATGACAAAAGCACCGCCCTGCCCGGACTCCGCCAGGGCAGGTCAGTCGCGTGGATCCCGTTCCTGCTGAGCCTGATCGCGTTGGCCGCCATCGTCATCTGGGGACTCCGGATCTACCCCGACCTACCCGAGACCATTCCCACGCACTGGGGCCCCGGCGGGGTGCCCGATGCCTGGGAGGAGAAGTCCTTCGGCACCGTGTTCATGCCGCAGATGATCGCCGCCGGCACCACCGCGCTGATGGCTGTCCTGGCGCTGATCATCCCGGCGCTGATGAACCCGCCGAAGGATCCCTCGGCCTGGAAGCGATACCGGCTGGAGGGTGCCGAGCGCGCCACCATCTCCGTGCTGGGCTGGATCTCCCTCTTGACCGTGCTGTTCGTCGGGTACCTCGGCGTCCAAGGCTGGTTCACGCCGGAAGAGGTCTCTTTCCAGTGGCCGATGGCCCTCTACCTCATCCTGATCTTCGTGATGATCTTCCTGCCCTACCGGCGCTGGAGCCGCTGGGCAGACGCCCAGTCCAGCGAGCACGGCTTCACTCCCACCGCCGAGGAGCAGGCCGAGGAGAAGCTCTGGCTGCCCGGGGGCATCTACAACAACCCGGATGAGCCCCTGATCCTGGTCCCCAAGCGGGAGGGCTACGGCACCGGAGCCACCATCAACGTGGGCAACCGGGCCGGCCGGATCACCGTGATCGTGTTCCTCGTGGTGTTCGTGGGCGGCCCGTTGGCGCTCGTTTTCGCGGTCACCTGA
- a CDS encoding TetR/AcrR family transcriptional regulator, with translation MPPTDTPASTSLRERKKTETWHAIHDAAAELALDDDTKHVTVEAIASEAGISQRTFFNYFSTKEDAILGVMPPSAPELPEDFLDEEGLIHRTTELLLTVGRSTYAEGDADRRSKLFEKFPHLLLRRREMMMQGEDLVYQMIATAMADHPAWSGGLNGHSVEQTARMLTMAAGVPLRYLIVTRGAAGGYLAQSSVDDALDLYQDLYRKLS, from the coding sequence ATGCCCCCCACGGATACCCCTGCTTCGACGTCCCTTCGCGAGCGCAAGAAGACCGAGACCTGGCACGCCATTCATGACGCTGCCGCAGAGCTCGCCCTCGATGACGACACCAAGCACGTCACCGTAGAGGCCATTGCCAGCGAGGCTGGAATCTCCCAGCGGACGTTCTTCAACTATTTCTCCACCAAGGAAGATGCCATCCTCGGCGTGATGCCGCCCAGTGCGCCTGAGCTCCCCGAGGACTTCCTCGATGAAGAGGGGCTCATCCACCGCACCACGGAACTCCTGCTGACCGTCGGCCGGAGCACGTACGCGGAGGGGGATGCCGACCGGCGGAGCAAACTCTTCGAGAAGTTCCCGCACCTGCTGTTGCGGCGCCGGGAAATGATGATGCAGGGCGAGGACCTCGTCTATCAGATGATCGCCACGGCTATGGCCGACCATCCGGCCTGGTCCGGCGGACTCAACGGCCACAGCGTGGAGCAGACGGCCCGCATGCTCACCATGGCGGCCGGTGTCCCGCTGCGCTATCTCATCGTGACCCGTGGCGCGGCCGGCGGATATCTCGCACAGTCCTCCGTGGACGACGCCCTTGACCTCTACCAGGACCTCTACAGGAAGCTTTCATGA